TCTATCCTGACAAATACGATATTTTTAATGCCCTTCATTTCACGGCGTACCGGGATGTAAAGGTGGTCATTTTAGGACAAGACCCCTATCATGGACCGAACCAGGCCCATGGCCTTAGCTTCTCCGTTAAGCCGGGGATTGTTCCGCCGCCTTCGCTTTTGAATATCTATAAAGAACTGCAGGACGATCTAGGGTGCTACATACCGAATAACGGGTATTTGAAAAAGTGGGCCGAGCAGGGAGTGCTGCTGCTAAACACCGTTCTAACAGTAATAGCCGGTCAGGCGGCTTCCCACAAGAGCCGTGGCTGGGAGATGTTCACCGATAAAGTGATTCGCCTCTTAAACGACCGTACCGATCCGCTGGTGTTTATCCTCTGGGGCAGCCATGCCCAGTCGAAACGGGCGCTGATTACTAATCCCCGCCATCGGATTCTGGCTTCCCCCCATCCCAGTCCCCTGTCGGCTACCAAGGGTTTCTTTGGAAGCAAGCCCTTTTCCAAGACTAATCAGCTTTTGGTGTCCATGGGCAAGACGCCGATTGACTGGCAGATTGAAAATCTGGGGAACCGCTGAGGGTTGATGACCGCTTTTTCCGGGGATAGTTTCACCTTGTACAGGTGCTGCATATAATACAGTAGACCTGTTATGAAAAGAGGTGATTCCATGAACAGACACTGGATCAGGCATTTCCCTCACCCCGGCTATGGCTACGGTTATCCATACTATGCCCGGCCGATGCTGACCGAGCAACTGATAGGCCGTAGAACCGATTCCAAGTCAATGGACATTTGTATTGTTGTCCCCCGCCGCCGGCCTGCCATTGAACAGGTCATCGAGGCCTATGTGCACCGGTTGCGGGTTACCTGTGTAGACGTGGTGATGAATGAAGTCATTGTCCGCGGCCATTTCGATGTGAAGCTGTTATATGTTGGCTGTGTGCCCAGCCAGTCGGTACACGCCGTGGCATCGCGGCGCGTCCGGTTTACTGCCGCCGTATATGTGCCGGGAGCCTGTTATGGCATGACAGCTACGGCTCGGGTATATGCGGATTATGTCGATGCGGACTGTGATTACTGGCGGAATTACTGCGAAGAAGATGACAGTGAGATACCGTATCTGTATGAATATGATGACTGGTTGCGGCACAAATGCTGTACCCGGCGGTGCAACGTCAGCATCTCGCTGGGCATCACAGCCAGCGTGTTTGGCAACAGACCTTTGTGGCCGCAGATTCCCCCGTCAATGCCGTACCATCCGAAGGGATAAGAACACAAATCCGGTATACGCTTTGCAAGCAGCGTATACCGGATTTTTTCTTGCTTAAAACGTCGTAGCAGGCAAGGGGGAGTGCGGCGCGGTTTTAAATTATTCCAGTTCTGACGGCGCTTCTTATGCCATTATTTCGCCCCTATGTTGTCTCGTCTGGCGCAAGAATCACTCGTTATGAATCATTCCGCTAGTTTGAAAACACGCTCTGGCTGATAAGGGAATGACGCCGCCGGCTTTGGAATATACAAGTAAAGAGGTGAGTGCGGTATGCGGCGTGGTATTGTGCTGAAACGGGCATGGCGAATTGCCAGGGCTTTCTGGTTGTCCGAAGAAAAGTGGGCGGCCTGGAGGCTGCTCCTGGTGGTTGTGGTGTTGAATCTGGGAACCGTATATATTTCGACGCGGATTAACGTATGGCACAGCGCCTTTTATCAGTCTATTCAGAGCTATGATGAACAGGGCTTTATTCATTCCATTATCACCTTTTGTGTATTGTCGCTGATATTGGTTGTACTGCGGGGTTATCAACTGTACGCCCGCATGCTGCTGCATATTCGTTGGCGGCGTTGGCTGACCAAGGAATATTTGTCGCACTGGCTGCAGGGGCAGACCTATTACCGGCTCCAATTGCTGGCAGGGAATGAGGCGGATAACCCGGACCAGCGGATCAGCGAAGACGTGGAACAGTTCGTTCAGCTTACGCTCCGGTTGTCGCTTGATCTCCTGCAGGATCTGGTCACCGTATCGTCGTTTGTCTATATTTTATGGAACCTGTCAGGCGTGTTAACGCTACGGCTGGGTGATACGGTCATCCCCGTTTACGGGTATCTGGTGTGGATGGCCTTTCTCTACGCCGGCGCCGGTACCTATTGGACCGTCAAGCTGGGGCGGCCGTTGGTGCGGCTTGATTATGACCAGCAGCGTTTTGAGGCCGATTTTCGGTTTTTCCTGTCCCGCCTGCGGGAAAATGCTGAAAGCATCGCCTTTTACCAGGGCGAGCGTCAGGAAGAACTGCATGCCCTGGGTAAATTCCGGTACATTATGGATAATTTCCTGCAGATTCGCAGTGTGCGCCGCAAACTGCTGTGGCTGACCAGCGGCTACTCGCAGACGGCGGTGATTTTTGCCGTGCTGGTGG
The nucleotide sequence above comes from Propionispora vibrioides. Encoded proteins:
- a CDS encoding uracil-DNA glycosylase; translated protein: MSILKNDWQELLEEEFNQEYYLQLRQWLIREYQTKRIYPDKYDIFNALHFTAYRDVKVVILGQDPYHGPNQAHGLSFSVKPGIVPPPSLLNIYKELQDDLGCYIPNNGYLKKWAEQGVLLLNTVLTVIAGQAASHKSRGWEMFTDKVIRLLNDRTDPLVFILWGSHAQSKRALITNPRHRILASPHPSPLSATKGFFGSKPFSKTNQLLVSMGKTPIDWQIENLGNR
- a CDS encoding DUF3794 domain-containing protein, which gives rise to MNRHWIRHFPHPGYGYGYPYYARPMLTEQLIGRRTDSKSMDICIVVPRRRPAIEQVIEAYVHRLRVTCVDVVMNEVIVRGHFDVKLLYVGCVPSQSVHAVASRRVRFTAAVYVPGACYGMTATARVYADYVDADCDYWRNYCEEDDSEIPYLYEYDDWLRHKCCTRRCNVSISLGITASVFGNRPLWPQIPPSMPYHPKG
- a CDS encoding ABC transporter ATP-binding protein/permease, producing the protein MRRGIVLKRAWRIARAFWLSEEKWAAWRLLLVVVVLNLGTVYISTRINVWHSAFYQSIQSYDEQGFIHSIITFCVLSLILVVLRGYQLYARMLLHIRWRRWLTKEYLSHWLQGQTYYRLQLLAGNEADNPDQRISEDVEQFVQLTLRLSLDLLQDLVTVSSFVYILWNLSGVLTLRLGDTVIPVYGYLVWMAFLYAGAGTYWTVKLGRPLVRLDYDQQRFEADFRFFLSRLRENAESIAFYQGERQEELHALGKFRYIMDNFLQIRSVRRKLLWLTSGYSQTAVIFAVLVAAPRYFSNQIHLGQMFQIADAYGHVQSGFSFVVDSFTRLAQWRAVINRLNHFLVYMELVHMAPSAYERIERTQGSQAGFAIDALDVQKPDGQLLVRQLTAMFKPGDRVLISGPSGCGKSTLLRTLTGIWPYAAGHIGQPRAAAVMFIPQKSYMPIGTLRQALLYPGTARTVNGQELAAMLELCRLSHLSGRLEEVLEWDKVLSLGEQQRVAFARVLLQRPDWLFLDEATSALDEETERFMYETVGRRLPRTTLISVGHRRTLLTYHRRRLELDGRGGWRLSAIGP